GAAATATCGTGAAAGAACTGGCGAAAGAAATCCAGGGCGGCGGTGGCGGTAATCCAGGCTTTGCGACGGCAGGCGGAAAGAATCTGGCGGGCATCGAAAATGCTTATCAGAAAGCGCTTGAGATTTAATTTTTAAACACACATCAATAAAAAACCCGGATTCAGCATCCGGGTTTTTTGATAAAAAAAAGATCCCTTTCAAACAAGGGACCTTTATTAAGTGAAATATATGATGTGGTTTTTTTTATTTGTTTCCGCCACCTCTTGCAACCAACGCAATAATGACGATAAGAACTAATGCACCAATTACCCAAACTAAAGGATTGCTCATCCAGTCACCACTCATCGCGTCGCCGCCTTTGTTCATGTCTACGTCAACATTTAAATCGGCTGCTTTATCTTGAGCTTTAACTAATATTGTGGCGAAGTTTGCTGCCACTGCCAGTGCGAAAATCTGAATCTTTGTAAGTAGGTTAGAACGTGTCATAATTTAATTTTTTAATGTTATACTTCTGAGCATTCTAAAAGTGTACCAAAAATAAAATCACGTTCAAAAAAAGCAGGTTCAATTTGAGGTTATAAAATAAATTCCATCAGATAATCGTCCATTACAAAGCCATTTCCGATGTCAAAGACGTCTTCTTTATAAACGCTGAAACCCTGTGATTCATAAATTGATTTCGCATTATTTTCTTTATTTACATTTAAGATAATGCGTGAATCTCCGCTTTCGGATGTTTGTTTTTTAAGGAAATTCAATGCGGTTTTTCCGCAGCCTTTTCCTTTTGCATTCTCCACGAGATAGATTCTGTGGAGTTTAGTGGTTTGCAGTTCGTAATGATGTTCAAATCCGATAAAACCTACGGCAATATTTTCATTAAGAATTAAATAATAATGATAATTCCGATTCTGAAGATGCGCTGAGATTTCTTCAACCGAGTACATTTCGGCTAACATATAATCGATTTGTTCTTTAGAAAGAAGTTCTGCGTAGGCAGATTTCCATGATTTTTCTGCAAGTTCGCGAATCAGTGGAATATCTTTTTCTATTGCCTTTATTAGTGAAGTCATATCAAAATTTAACTCAGTTCAAAAAGGGTGATTTCTGGCTCGATACC
The window above is part of the Kaistella faecalis genome. Proteins encoded here:
- a CDS encoding GNAT family N-acetyltransferase, with product MTSLIKAIEKDIPLIRELAEKSWKSAYAELLSKEQIDYMLAEMYSVEEISAHLQNRNYHYYLILNENIAVGFIGFEHHYELQTTKLHRIYLVENAKGKGCGKTALNFLKKQTSESGDSRIILNVNKENNAKSIYESQGFSVYKEDVFDIGNGFVMDDYLMEFIL